Genomic DNA from Streptomyces venezuelae:
AGTCCGCCGTGCAGGCGTCGTTGTCGCAGGTCGGCAACGGCCTCCAGGCCCGCCTCGAGCGGGACGTGCTGGTCGCGGAGCGCTCCGGGCTGCTCGCCGCCTTCGACGCGGGGGAGAACGGTCTGTGCTTCGGGAGGCTCGAATTCCGCGACGGCCGTGATCACCACATCGGACGCATCGGAATCCGCGCGTCCGACACCGAACGCACCCCGCTCGTGATCGATTGGCGTGCCGATGTCGCGCGCCCCTTCTATCTCGCGACGGGCCACACCCCGATGGGCCTGCGCAGGCGCCGGCACATCACCACCGAGGGCCGTGAGGTCACCGCCCTGCACGACGAGCTCCTCGACCTGAGTGACACGACCCGCACCGGCCACGAGGGCGCCGACGCCGACGAGGTGCTGCTCGCCGCCCTCGACTCGGCCCGCACGGGCCGCATGCACGACATCGTGCAGACCATCCAGGCCGAGCAGGACCGCATCATCCGCGCCCCGCACCGCGGCGTCCTCGTCGTCGAGGGAGGCCCCGGCACCGGCAAGACCGTCGTGGCGCTGCACCGGGCCGCGTTCCTGCTCTACGCCCACCGCGAGCTGCTCGCCAAGCGCGCGGTCCTGATCGTCGGCCCCAACCCGGCGTTCCTCGGCTACATCGGCGAGGTCCTGCCCGCACTCGGCGAGACCGGCGTACTGCTCTCGACGGTCGGTGAGCTCTTCCCCGGCGTGACCGCGACCGGCACCGACACCCCCGAGGCCGCAGAGGTCAAGGGCCGCGCGGAGATGGCGGACGTGCTCGCCGCGGCCGTGCGCGACCGGCAGCGCACCCCCGAGCCGGGCGAGCCGATCGTCATCGAGCACGACGACGGCGACCTGATCCTGGACTGGACGATCGCCGACCAGGCCCGCGAGGCGGCCCGCGCCGCCGACGTGCCGCACAACCTCGGCCGCCCGCACTTCGCCTTCCGCGTCATCGACGAACTGACCGCGCAACTCGCCGAGCGCATCGGCCACGACCCGTACGGCGGCCCGAACTTCCTCGGCCCCGACGACATCGCCCAGCTCGGCAAGGGCGTCGCGGCCAGCACCGAGGTGCACGCCGCCATCGAGGAGCTGTGGCCGACGCTCACCCCGCAGCGCTTCCTCGCCGAGTTCCTGGAGGACCCGACGGGGCTCTCCGAGCGGGACGCGGATGCCGTCCGCAGGCCGTACGGCGCGCCCTGGACCGCCGCCGACGTCCTGCTCCTCGACGAGGCCGCCGAACTGCTCGGCCACGACGACAGCGCCGTACGCGCCGCGGCCGAGGCGGAGCGGGCGAAGCAGATCGCCTACGCGCAGGGCGTCCTCGACGTGTCACGGGCCTCACGGACGTACGAGTTCGAGGACAAGGACGAGGACGACGCCGAGGTCCTGCTCGCGCACAACATCATCGACGCCGAGCGCATGGCCGAACGTCAGGAGGAGGCCGACCACCGCAGCGCCGCCGAGCGCGCGGCCGCCGACCGCACCTGGGCGTTCGGGCACATCATCGTCGACGAGGCACAGGAGCTCTCCGCGATGGCGTGGCGGCTGCTCATGCGGCGCTGCCCGACACGCTCCATGACGCTCGTCGGCGACCCGGCGCAGACCGCGGAGGCGGGCGGCTGCGGCTCGTGGGACAGCATCCTCGCCCCCTACGTCGAGGACCGCTGGGAGTACACCCGGCTCGGCGTGAACTACCGCACGCCCGTGGAGATCATGGACGTGGCGGCGGAGGTGCCGCGCATGGAGCGGCCCGACTTCATGCCGCCGAGTTCGGTGCGGTCCACGGGTGTACGCCCCTGGGCGCGCCGCACCGACGACCTCGCGGCCTCCGTGGCCGACGCGGTCGCCGCCGAGGCCGGGGACGAGGGGCGCCTCGCGGTGATCGCACCCCGCGAGCTCCACGCGGAGCTCGCCGCAGAGCTGCCCGGGGTGACGGCCGGGCAGGTCCCGGACCTGACGCGGCCGGTCGTCCTGATCGACCCGCGTCAGGCGAAGGGCCTGGAGTTCGACACGGTCCTGGTCGTGGAGCCCGCGCGGTACGGGACGAGTGACCTGTACGTGGCCCTGACCCGGGCCACGCAGCGCCTCGGCGTCCTGTACGGGGACGAGCTGCCCGTCGCGCTCAAACAGGTCGAAGCCACACCGTAGCCAGCGGCGGCAGGGTCAGGTGCAGGGACACGGGGCGGCCATGGGACGGGGCCGGCGCCGGCTTCAGCGGGTCGGGGTTGATGACGTCCCCGCCGCCGAAGCGGGCCTCGTCCGTGTTCAGCACCTCCTGCCACGCGGCGAAGTCGTCCGGCACGCCCAGGCGGTAGCCGTGCCGGACGACCGGTGAGAAGTTCGAGACGGCGAGCAGCGGCCGGTGGTCGGAGGCCGCCGTGCCGTCCTCGGCGGGATGGCGGAGGAAGGCGAAGACGTTGTCCTCGGCCGCGTCGCCCTCCACCCAGGCGAAGCCGCCCGGGTCCGTGTCGCGCTGCCACAGGGCGCCCTCGCGCCGGTAGACCGTGTTCAGCTCGCGCACCAGGTCCCGCATGCCCCGGTGGTCGGGCTCCGCGCCGTACGCCGGGTCGAGCAGCCACCAGTCCGGGCCATGGCTCTCCGACCACTCGGCGCCCTGCGCGAACTCCTGCCCCATGAAGAGGAGTTGTTTGCCGGGGTGCGCCCACATGAAGCCGAGGTACGCGCGCTGCGTGGCGCGCTGCTGCCACCAGTCGCCCGGCATCTTCGACACCAGCGACCGCTTGCCGTGCACGACCTCGTCGTGCGAGATCGGCAGGACGTAGTTCTCGCTGTACGCGTACACCATCGAGAACGTCATCTCGTTGTGGTGATACTTGCGGTGCACCGGCTCCTTGGAGACGTAACCGAGGGAGTCGTGCATCCAGCCCATGTTCCACTTCAGCCCGAAGCCGAGGCCGCCGAAGCCGCCGGGGCCCTGGTGGTGGGTGGCCCGGGTGACGCCGTCCCAGGCCGTGGACTCCTCGGCGATGGTGACGACGCCGGGGGAGCGGCGGTAGACGGTGGCGTTCATCTCCTGGAGGAAGGCGACGGCGTCGAGGTTCTCGCGCCCGCCGTGCGCGTTCGGCGTCCACTGGCCGTCCTCGCGCGAGTAGTCGAGGTACAGCATGGAGGCCACGGCGTCGACGCGCAGACCGTCGATGTGGAACTCCTCGCACCAGTAACTCGCGTTGGCGACGAGGAAGTTGCGCACCTCCTTGCGGCCGTAGTCGAATTCGAGGGTTCCCCAGTCGGGGTGCGCGGACCGCGCCGGGTCCTCGTGCTCGTACAGCGGGCGGCCGTCGAACTCGGCGAGGGCCCAGTCGTCGCGCGGGAAGTGCGCGGGCACCCAGTCCATCAGGACGCCGATGCCCGCCCGGTGCAGCGCGTCGACGAGGAACTTGAAGTCGTCGGGCGTGCCGAGCCGCGCGGTCGGTGCGTAGAAACCGGTGACCTGATAGCCCCAGGACCCACCGAAGGGGTGCTCGGCGACGGGCATCAGCTCGACGTGAGTGAACCCGAGGTCCGCGACGTACGCGGGCAACTGCTCCGCGAGCTGGCGGTACGTCAGGCCCGGCCGCCAGGAGGCCAAATGGACCTCATACACGGAGAAGGGGGCCTGATGGGCGGGGATCTCCGCCCGCCTGGCCAGCCACTCGCGGTCGTGCCACTCGTGGCGCGACTCGTGCACCACCGACGAGTTCGCGGGCGGCGCCTCCGTGCGGCGCGCCAACGGATCGGCGCGCTGCGTCATGGAGCCGTCGGGCCGGGTGATCTCGAACTTGTACAACTCGCCCTCGCCGACGGACGGCACGAACAGCTCCCACACGCCGCTGCCGCCCAGCGAACGCATCGGGAACCCGACGCCGTCCCAGAAGTTGAAGCCCCCGACGACCCGCACCCCGCGCGCGTTGGGCGCCCACACCGTGAACCGCGTCCCGGTCGCGCCCTGATGCGTCATGAGCCGCGCGCCGAGCGCCTCCCACAGCCGCTCGTGCCGCCCCTCCCCGATCAGATGCAGGTCGAACTCGCCGAGCGAGGGCAGGAAGGAGTACGCGTCGTGGATCTCGAGATCCGTGTCCTCGTACGTGACGTGGAGCCGGTAGTCCTCGGGC
This window encodes:
- a CDS encoding HelD family protein, coding for MSTEELREEQQFVSGLYARLDALREEAESAVQASLSQVGNGLQARLERDVLVAERSGLLAAFDAGENGLCFGRLEFRDGRDHHIGRIGIRASDTERTPLVIDWRADVARPFYLATGHTPMGLRRRRHITTEGREVTALHDELLDLSDTTRTGHEGADADEVLLAALDSARTGRMHDIVQTIQAEQDRIIRAPHRGVLVVEGGPGTGKTVVALHRAAFLLYAHRELLAKRAVLIVGPNPAFLGYIGEVLPALGETGVLLSTVGELFPGVTATGTDTPEAAEVKGRAEMADVLAAAVRDRQRTPEPGEPIVIEHDDGDLILDWTIADQAREAARAADVPHNLGRPHFAFRVIDELTAQLAERIGHDPYGGPNFLGPDDIAQLGKGVAASTEVHAAIEELWPTLTPQRFLAEFLEDPTGLSERDADAVRRPYGAPWTAADVLLLDEAAELLGHDDSAVRAAAEAERAKQIAYAQGVLDVSRASRTYEFEDKDEDDAEVLLAHNIIDAERMAERQEEADHRSAAERAAADRTWAFGHIIVDEAQELSAMAWRLLMRRCPTRSMTLVGDPAQTAEAGGCGSWDSILAPYVEDRWEYTRLGVNYRTPVEIMDVAAEVPRMERPDFMPPSSVRSTGVRPWARRTDDLAASVADAVAAEAGDEGRLAVIAPRELHAELAAELPGVTAGQVPDLTRPVVLIDPRQAKGLEFDTVLVVEPARYGTSDLYVALTRATQRLGVLYGDELPVALKQVEATP
- the glgB gene encoding 1,4-alpha-glucan branching enzyme, with the protein product MPPATPATPAPKRATTGKTPKAAKPAKPAKPAKTAKTARSAKKPPAKPPVTEPVVPAGPGAPTVTESPVPEDDRVRLLSGTHHDPHGVLGAHAVPGGTAFRALRPYAKGVAVVADGLRAELRDDGDGFFSAVLPLRTAPEDYRLHVTYEDTDLEIHDAYSFLPSLGEFDLHLIGEGRHERLWEALGARLMTHQGATGTRFTVWAPNARGVRVVGGFNFWDGVGFPMRSLGGSGVWELFVPSVGEGELYKFEITRPDGSMTQRADPLARRTEAPPANSSVVHESRHEWHDREWLARRAEIPAHQAPFSVYEVHLASWRPGLTYRQLAEQLPAYVADLGFTHVELMPVAEHPFGGSWGYQVTGFYAPTARLGTPDDFKFLVDALHRAGIGVLMDWVPAHFPRDDWALAEFDGRPLYEHEDPARSAHPDWGTLEFDYGRKEVRNFLVANASYWCEEFHIDGLRVDAVASMLYLDYSREDGQWTPNAHGGRENLDAVAFLQEMNATVYRRSPGVVTIAEESTAWDGVTRATHHQGPGGFGGLGFGLKWNMGWMHDSLGYVSKEPVHRKYHHNEMTFSMVYAYSENYVLPISHDEVVHGKRSLVSKMPGDWWQQRATQRAYLGFMWAHPGKQLLFMGQEFAQGAEWSESHGPDWWLLDPAYGAEPDHRGMRDLVRELNTVYRREGALWQRDTDPGGFAWVEGDAAEDNVFAFLRHPAEDGTAASDHRPLLAVSNFSPVVRHGYRLGVPDDFAAWQEVLNTDEARFGGGDVINPDPLKPAPAPSHGRPVSLHLTLPPLATVWLRPV